In the genome of Drosophila kikkawai strain 14028-0561.14 chromosome 2R, DkikHiC1v2, whole genome shotgun sequence, the window ttgcaggtttTGAttgtcattttaattttaaagtgtttaagGAAACTCTTCGTTCATTTTGGTGTTCAAAATTAAAGATCTTTACGTTTTGATTGACATTTAATTTTCAGTGATACTGAGTTTCCTTAAACTCATTTAAGACAATGATACAAGTACAGGCCAATGCCTGTACACAAAACAAATGATGATTGACCTATAATGCAAGTTCTTCTTTGAACTACATTTTccataaacaataataatgtttttataacaaaatagcAATAAGTGTGTATGAAGATATAGTCAAAAATTATaacgaaattaattatttcactTTACCGCCGTAAAAATCTTAATACAAATGCGTTCCCGTTGCCCGCGGTTTGTCttattgtttttcttattcGTTAGTCgtctttttttatgttaaataaTGAGAATATCTGCTTTTGGCCAAACATACctgaaaagaaagaaacaaaaggaaaacaaaaactacatGAAAAACACACTCTTTTATGTGGATAAAAGATCCGTtagaaaaaaaacgtataGATCTAGAGATGAGAGAATAAGCGCGTTACACAGCCATAATCAGCTGTGTCACGATGGAAAGCTTACATATGTATAAcagttttgtatttaaaaaagccTCTGCTGGCCACCAGGGACTGttgcatttgttttttgttttggccagtAAAGTTATGAAGCAGTAAGGTTATGAGCACAGGACCGACAGTCAACTCACCAGATGTGTGTCCTAGAGACTTCTTTTGGTCGCGGGTACGGTGATCCGCTTCATGTTTTCAAAGAACTGTATTATTTCGGAAGGATACGTCAACTTTAAGTCCTTCAAGGGAACCACATCGATCACCGTGAGACCCTTCCAAGTGACAAACATATACCGTTTACCGGCCGCCTCAAAGATGTGTAGAATTTTGTCCAGTTCCAGGCCGCGAATCAGGCCAAAAGGGGCCTTGCGTACTGGCACCTTCCAACCGGATTTTAGCGATCTACGTTTGTTGCTAGACatttgcggcagcatcaaagGAGTATCCGAGTCATCACTGCTCTCAATTTTCTGGCTTTTGTTTGGGCTTTCCTTCGGactcttatttttattcttcTTCGAGCTTTGTGGAGTTTGATCAATTTGTGGACTATTTGGCGTGTCCATTGGCTTGGGAACCTGTTAcaattttcttagttttaattgaatttcattaataaaaacggattttattttcttacgCTCTTTGGGGCCTCATCGATGCCATCCTCAGAAGTTGCCGAACTGGAATGTATACGCATTTTTTTCGTCCCTGTCTTTTTTGGCGGTACGGACGCCTTCTCGGTTGGAATCGTCTTTTTGGCAGACTTTGATGTAGGCAGCAAGTCGGATTCCGAGGACTCTGATCTTGAAGAGGTTGTGGAGGATACGCTTATAATCATTATATCCACATCAGAATTCTCGTCATCGCAGCTGGATTTAGGCACAGACGCTGGAGTAGATGTAGTCTTATCTTCACTAGACTTGCTCAATGCTAAAAATGGTACAGGATCGTTCTTTTTAGGGCCCTTAACCGGTGGCTGAGTGTTGAATTTCTTGTTC includes:
- the ACOX1 gene encoding chromo domain-containing protein rhino isoform X2, which translates into the protein MSSGGTSKKGGGPRGPGGQFKSQKAATASGVNKLTPTINPAGESEYIVEKITGKRYWNGRPQVQIKWQGYPPEENTWEPMENIGNCMVLLADFEAELFKRREHKKRLQNGHGKKNASSSGSKKGAENMTAQATLPVKRLGDAAAPVGRKVESGKAIGPKVNLTNSVKSSTPKPNAGHTMALSKSSEDKTTSTPASVPKSSCDDENSDVDIMIISVSSTTSSRSESSESDLLPTSKSAKKTIPTEKASVPPKKTGTKKMRIHSSSATSEDGIDEAPKSVPKPMDTPNSPQIDQTPQSSKKNKNKSPKESPNKSQKIESSDDSDTPLMLPQMSSNKRRSLKSGWKVPVRKAPFGLIRGLELDKILHIFEAAGKRYMFVTWKGLTVIDVVPLKDLKLTYPSEIIQFFENMKRITVPATKRSL